The Stigmatella ashevillena genomic sequence TCCGCCTCGCACAGCATGTCGTAGACCTTCGGATCCTCCGGAGGAATGGTGGCCAGGGACAGCTCTCGCCCGAAGTGCTGGCGGATGAGGGCCAGACACTTCGACACCGCCGTGAGCATGCCCAGCGCGAGCAGGTCCACCTTCAGCACGCCCAGGGCGTTGGTGTCGTCCTTCTCCCACTGAATGACGGTGCGGCCCTTCATCGCCGCGTTCTCCACGGGGATGAGGTCCACCAGCGGCTCGCGGGTGATGACAAACCCCCCGACGTGGATCGAGACATGGCGGGGAAAGCCTTCCATCTCCCGCGCCAGCGTGAGCGTCTGGCTCACCCGCCGGTCGAACGCGGACAGTCCCGCTTCGACCAGCACCTCCGGGGTGACCTCGAACCCCGAGGCTGCCGCCACCTTGGAGAGCCGGTCCACCTGGTCGAGTGACAACCCCAGGGACTTGCCCACCTCGCGCAGCGCCAGCCGTCCCCGGTAGCAGATGAACTCACACACCATGCCGGCGCGGTGTCGGCCGTGCTTCTCGTAGACGTACTGGAGCACCTCCTCGCGGCGCTCGTGCTCGAAGTCCACGTCGATGTCGGGGGGCTCCCTGCGCTCCATGCTCAGGAAGCGCTCGAAGAGCAACCCCATGCGCACCGGATCGATGGCGGTGAGTTGCAGCGCGTAGCAGACCACCGAGTTCGCCGCGCTGCCTCGTCCCTGACAGAGAATGCCCCGGGAGCGCGCGAAGCGGACGATGTCCCAGAGCGCCAGGAAGTACCCGGGGAAGTCCAGCGCCTCGATGAGCCGCAGCTCGTGCTCGATCTGCTTGCGCACCTCGGGGGGCACACCGGCCGGATAGCGCACCCCGAGCCCCTCCTCGGTGAGCACCCTCAAGTGCCCCATGGCCGTGAGCCCTGGCGGAAGGTCCTCCTCGGAGAAGTGATAGCGCAGATCGTCCAGGGTGGCATAGCAGCGGCTGGCGATCTCCACCGTGCGCTCCAGCGCCTCGGGCCGGTCCCGGAACAGCCGCGCCATCTCCGCGGGGGACTTCAGTGTCCGCTCGGCGTTGGGCAGCAGCCGCGTTCCGGCTTTGTCCACGGTCGTCTTGTGGCGGATGGCCGTGAGCACATCCTGGAGCGGCTGACGGCGCCGATGGTGGACGTGGACATCGTTGTGCGCGCACAGCGGCACGTCCAACTCCCGCGCGAGGGCCTCTGCCCGCGCCTCCCGGGGCCCATCCCCCGCGGACAGCGTGCGGCACAGCCCGACGTGGAAGCGTCCCGGGAAGGCCTCCGCCAGGGAGCCCACCTGTTCGAGGGGGGCCGGGTTGGGAAGCAGCGCGATCAGGCCTTCGGATCGCTCGGCCACCTGCCGCCAGGGCAGCCCCGTCTCGCCCTTGGGGTGGGCCATCCGGCTGGCGGATACCAACCGGCACATGTTGGCGTACCCGCCCGAGTCCATCGCGTACACCACCACGGGAGGGCCATCCGTCAGGGTCAGCTCGGTCCCCAAGAGCAGCTTCAGGCCATGCTCCCGGGCAGCCAGGTGGGCCTTCACCACGCCGTACAGCCCATCCCCATCCGTGAGGGCCAGGGCGGGCAGCCCCAGCCGTGCGGCCGTGGCGATCAGCTCCTCGGGATGCGAGGCGCCCCGGAGGAAGGAGAAGTTGGAGCGGCAGACCAGCTCGGCGTACACGCCACCACGTTACTGGACGGGCGTTCAGACGCCAGCCCGAATGCATGGAAAGTGTCGGATCCCCTGCGGATTCGCGGGGTTCGAGGGGCTCGTCCGATGTTTGACAGGACATCGAGCAGGGTGACAGACAGAATGTCCCATGGACCTGACCCCTACCGCCTGGCAGCTCTGGCTCGTCGCGGCGCTCGTCTTTGGTGCCTTGGAGATCAAACTCTCGGGCTTCGTGACGTTGTGGTTCGCCGTCGGCGCGCTCGTGGCCGCGCTCGCCTCGGTGCTGGGGTTGGGCATCGATGGACAACTGTTGCTCTTCACCCTTGTGTGCGGTGCGCTCTTCGCTGCTTCGCGCACCCTCTTCAAGGAGGCGTTCATGCGCTCGGCGACCCCCTTGCGGACGGGGGTGGAAGCCATGCTGGGCCAGGACGCGGTCGTGACCGAGGTCGTCCAGGATCCCCATGGCGGTACAGTGCGGATCAACGGTGAGTTGTGGGCGGCGCGGTCTCTCTCGGGCACATTGGGCGAGGGCGAGCGCGTCACCGTCGAGCAGGTCGAAGGATTGAAGCTGTGGGTGCGGCGCCCGACGGCGCGGCAAGAAGTTCTCCTCCAGAAGAAAGAAGGGGCGTGATGACGTTTTTGACCCTGGTACTCATCCTCCTGGCCGTGGGGGCGGGCATTGCCATCGTCACCGGGCTGAGAACAGTTCCTCAGGCGAAGGTCATGGTGGTGGAGCGGCTGGGGAAGTTTCACCACGTGGCCCACAGTGGCCTGAACATCCTCATCCCCTTCGTGGACAGCCCCCGCGCCATCGAGATGCGCACGGGCAACCGCTATCTGCGCAGCAACACGGTGGACTTGCGCGAGCAGGTCATGGGCTTCGACACCGTGCAGGTCATCACCCATGACAACGTGACCATGGAGGTGGGCTCGGTCATCTATTACCAGATCATCGATCCGGCGAAGACGCTCTACCAGGTGGAGAACCTGGCGCTGGCCATCGAGCAACTGACGATGACGAACCTGCGCAACATCATGGGCGGGCTGACGCTGGATCAGACGCTGACCAGCCGCGAGACGGTGAACACCAAGCTGCGCATGGTGCTGGACGAGGCCACGGAGAAGTGGGGCGTGAAGGTGACGCGCGTGGAGCTGCGCGAGATCGAACCCCCGCAGGCCATCAAGGACGCGATGGCCAAGCAGATGACGGCCGAGCGCGAGCGCCGCGCCGAGGTGACGAAGGCCGAGGGCGACAAGTCCGCAGCCATTCTCCAGGCGGAAGGCGAGAAGATCTCCCGCATCCTGCGCGCCGAGGCAGAACGCGACGCGGAAGTCGCCCGGGCCGAGGGCCACAAGCGCGCGGTGGTGCTGGAGGCGGAGGGAAAGGCCGAGGCCACGCGGCTGGTGTTCGAGGCGGTGCACGCTGGACGGGCCACGCCGGAGATCCTGGCGCTGCGCTACCTGGAGACGCTGCAGGAGTTGGGCAAGGGGGACAACAAGGTGTTCGTCCCCTACGAGGCCTCAGCAGCCCTGGGCAGCGTGGGCATGCTCAAGGAACTGTTCGCCAAGGAGGGCTCCACTGCCCCAGTCAGCAAGCCAGCCCCTTCTGCCTCGGCGCTGAGCGCCCAGGCCCTCGCGCGCACCGTGGGTCAGCCACAGGCTCAGCCGGTGCGCCGCGGCTCCTTGCCGGCCCAGGACGAGTAGCGGCTCCCGCCCCCCTCTGGATCTGTCCGGGAACCGAATTTCCTCGCAGGTGTCTGAGCCCTCCGAACACCTTGAGGGGAGAACACATGTCGGACTTTTTCGTCGCGGGGGGCTGGGGCATGTATCCCACGCTGTTGGCGGGACTGGGACTGCTGGCCGCGAGCCTCCAGTACGCCCGACGGCCCGAGAAGCGATATGTCCCGCTGATGGGAGCGCTCGGACTGTTCACGCTGAGCGCGGGCGGCCTGGGCTTCATCACCGGGTTCATGGCGTGCCTGCGCGGCTTCGCGGAGAATGAGGCTGTTCGGAACCCCACCGTGCTCGCGCTGGGTTTGCAGGAGGCGCTGCACAACATCGTGCTCGCATTGTTGCTGGGCATGGTGGCTGCCTTGCTGGCCTCGATGGGAGCGTGGCGTCTGTCCCGCCAGCCCCAGTCCAGCCCGGCGCATTGAGCTGACATGACTTCAGGCGCGGAGCATCCCTGCTTGCACCGGGAAGGCCTCGCGCCTATATTTTTCGCCACTCACCCTCACACGAGGTCGGAAACGCCAGTGAAGCTGAACGCCTGAAATCCGTGGTCCTTGTGCTTTTTCGCACGCCGGGTCCTGCCCGGCCGGATTCAGGAGTCGCTTCATGCCGTCCCTACGTGCTCATGGCGTGTCTTTCGCCTTTTTGGATGCTGTTCCCCTGCTGACCGGAGTGGAGTTTCACCTCTCGCCTGGCTGGACGGGCCTCGTCGGTGCCAACGGCGCTGGCAAGTCCACGCTCCTGCGCTTGCTGGCCGGAGAGCTCACACCCACCGAAGGTCATCTTCAACTCGAGCCTCGCACGCCCCTCATCCGCTTCTGTCCCCAAGGCGTCGAGGCGCTGACGGAGGACATCACCGCCTTTGCGGAGTCCTGGGAGGCGGTGGCGCGGCGGGTGCTCGGGCAACTCGGGCTGGAGGCCAGCGCACTCGAGCGCTGGCCCACCTTGTCTCCCGGTGAGCGCAAGCGCTGGCAAGTGGGCGCGGCACTGGCGAGCGAGCCCGATGTGCTGCTGCTCGACGAGCCCACCAACCACCTGGATGCCGAGGCACGCGAGTGGCTCATCTCCGCGCTGCGCCGGTTCCGTGGCATCGGCATTCTTGTGTCCCATGACCGGGTGTTGCTGGAGACGCTGACCTCCCACACGCTGCGCGTCCACGCGGGCAGTGCCCAGCTCTGGACCGGGGCCTACGCCGCCGCCCGCCAGTCTTGGGAGGCCGAGCGCGAGGGGCAGGTCGCGGCCCGGCAGCAGGCGCAGGAGGCCCACAAGCGTGTGCGCCAACAGCTTGACCAGGCCCGCCGGGAGCAGCAGGCCGCCAACGCCGCTCGCAACGCCGGCCGGCGGATGAAGGACAAGAACGACAATGACGCGCGCTCCATGGGTGCCAAGGTCGTCGCGGGCTGGGCGGAGAACCATGCCGGCCGTCGCGTGGGGGTGCTAAGGGACGAGGCGGAGCGGGCCGCCGAGGCCATCGGCGAGTTCCAAGCCGACAAGACGCTGGGGCGCTCGGTCTTCGTGGACTACGTGCGCTCACCCAACCCGTGGCTGTTCACTTTGGAGGACTACACCCTGCGCGCGGGGGAGGTGGAACTGCTGGGTCCTGTGAGCCTCGGCGTGGGACGCGACAGCCGCATCCGCATCGAGGGGCCCAACGGGGCGGGCAAGACGACCCTGCTGCGGGCCCTGCTGGAACACTCCCGGGTTCCCCAAGAGCGGGTGCTCTACCTGCCTCAGGACGTGAGCCCGGAGGAAGGCCGGGAAGCATTGGAGACCGTGCGGGAGCTTCCCCCCGAAGAGCGTGGGCGGGTGCTGTCCCTGGTCTCCGCGCTGGGGGTGGATCCCGAGCGGTTGCTGGCTTCGGAACAACCCTCTCCGGGCGAGGCGCGCAAGCTGCTGATCGCCCGGGGGCTGGGGCAACATGCCTGGGCGCTGGTGCTGGACGAGCCCACCAACCATCTGGACTTGCCCTCCATCGAACGCTTGGAAGTGGCGCTGGCCAATTACCCGGGAGCCCTGCTGCTGGTGACGCACGACACCCACTTCGCACGCCAGTGCACCACAGAGCGGTGGCTCGTGGAGGGAGGCCAGATCTCCAGCTCGAATTAACCTTCGTTCGGCCCCGGGGTTTTCTGTGCAGGACGGCGATTCGTCCCCTACCAAGGACCCCATTCCATGCGCATTCAGTCCACCCTGATGGCTTCTCTTCTCGCTTCGCTGATGTTTGCCACGCCGGTGCTCGCCGCCCAGGAGACCGCCCCTGCGGCTCAGGCGCCTTCTGGGGAGTGCCACGGTGGAAAGGAAAAGCGGCACCATGGCCGTTGGGGCCACAAGGGCAAGCACCTGGACCGCGCGGTGCAGGAGGGACGGCTCACGCAGGCCCAGGCGGATCAATTCAAGGCCGAGGCCCGTCAGCTTCGCGAAGAGGCCCGGGCCCTGCGCCAGAGCAGCGGCGGGCAGCTCTCCGACGCGCAGAAGGAGCAGTTCCGGCAGCGCCGCCATGCCCTGCGTGAGAAGGTGAAGGCCGCCATGGGGCCGTCTGCCTCCGGCGCCTGAGGCCGTCAGTCGAAGAGTCCCTGGAGGTAGAAGCGCCCATCCCGAGCATCCCGGAAGACCCAGGCAGGGCCCAGTCCTTCAAAATGGACCCGGTAGTAGTCCCGGCTGAAGGGCGTCTCGGCCCACCACTCTCCGCTCAGGCGCTCGGGGCCTGCCATCGCCGTCACCCGGCGTCTCCGGCCCAGCAGCCACGCCGCGAGCAACTCGCCGGACTCGGTCACTTCGGCATCCAGCGTGGCGGGAGCCTCCAGAAGACGCGACGGGCGCTCTCGAAACGCCTCATCCACGGGCACCTCCACCTCCTCCTTGGGAAGCAACTCCCCCGCCATGCTCCGCGTGGCGGCAGGAGGCCTGAAGGCCCGGGCCACATAGGCCTGCTCGGGACGGTGAACGGCCTCCAACGCCGCACAGAAGAGGGAACCCTCCCCCAGCGTGGTGGCCAGCCGCGACAGCACCACCTCCAGGGCCGCATCCCCTTCGGGTGCGTCTCCAAGGGCGAGTTGCTGTCCCCGGTCCTCGCTGTGCTCTTCCACCCGGATCGAGAGCGCGGCCACCGGATTCTCCAGCTTCAAATCGGACAGCCGGTGCCGCGCCAGGTCTAACAAGAGCTTCGAGCGGGCCGAGGGCCTCGCCAACGTGAGTGGGAGCTCCACCTGCCCTCTGGGATCCAGTTGCAAGGCAAAGGTCAGCTGGACGGCGGCCCTGCGCCGTCCG encodes the following:
- a CDS encoding ATP-binding cassette domain-containing protein, which encodes MPSLRAHGVSFAFLDAVPLLTGVEFHLSPGWTGLVGANGAGKSTLLRLLAGELTPTEGHLQLEPRTPLIRFCPQGVEALTEDITAFAESWEAVARRVLGQLGLEASALERWPTLSPGERKRWQVGAALASEPDVLLLDEPTNHLDAEAREWLISALRRFRGIGILVSHDRVLLETLTSHTLRVHAGSAQLWTGAYAAARQSWEAEREGQVAARQQAQEAHKRVRQQLDQARREQQAANAARNAGRRMKDKNDNDARSMGAKVVAGWAENHAGRRVGVLRDEAERAAEAIGEFQADKTLGRSVFVDYVRSPNPWLFTLEDYTLRAGEVELLGPVSLGVGRDSRIRIEGPNGAGKTTLLRALLEHSRVPQERVLYLPQDVSPEEGREALETVRELPPEERGRVLSLVSALGVDPERLLASEQPSPGEARKLLIARGLGQHAWALVLDEPTNHLDLPSIERLEVALANYPGALLLVTHDTHFARQCTTERWLVEGGQISSSN
- a CDS encoding NfeD family protein encodes the protein MDLTPTAWQLWLVAALVFGALEIKLSGFVTLWFAVGALVAALASVLGLGIDGQLLLFTLVCGALFAASRTLFKEAFMRSATPLRTGVEAMLGQDAVVTEVVQDPHGGTVRINGELWAARSLSGTLGEGERVTVEQVEGLKLWVRRPTARQEVLLQKKEGA
- a CDS encoding error-prone DNA polymerase; amino-acid sequence: MYAELVCRSNFSFLRGASHPEELIATAARLGLPALALTDGDGLYGVVKAHLAAREHGLKLLLGTELTLTDGPPVVVYAMDSGGYANMCRLVSASRMAHPKGETGLPWRQVAERSEGLIALLPNPAPLEQVGSLAEAFPGRFHVGLCRTLSAGDGPREARAEALARELDVPLCAHNDVHVHHRRRQPLQDVLTAIRHKTTVDKAGTRLLPNAERTLKSPAEMARLFRDRPEALERTVEIASRCYATLDDLRYHFSEEDLPPGLTAMGHLRVLTEEGLGVRYPAGVPPEVRKQIEHELRLIEALDFPGYFLALWDIVRFARSRGILCQGRGSAANSVVCYALQLTAIDPVRMGLLFERFLSMERREPPDIDVDFEHERREEVLQYVYEKHGRHRAGMVCEFICYRGRLALREVGKSLGLSLDQVDRLSKVAAASGFEVTPEVLVEAGLSAFDRRVSQTLTLAREMEGFPRHVSIHVGGFVITREPLVDLIPVENAAMKGRTVIQWEKDDTNALGVLKVDLLALGMLTAVSKCLALIRQHFGRELSLATIPPEDPKVYDMLCEADTVGVFQIESRAQMNMLPRLKPRTFYDLVIEIALIRPGPIVGNMVHPYLRRRNGEEVATYPTPDVQAILEKTLGVPLFQEQAMKLAMVAAGFTAGEADGLRRALGHKRAEQLLEPYRMRFVEGGMKRGYPVAYMEELFAQFRGFAHYGFPESHSASFALIAYASSWLKCHYPQAFTAALLNSQPMGFYAPHTLVADAKRHGVEVRPVDVRHSEWDCTLEEGGALRLGLRMVRGLGEAAGRRVAAARAAGFTHLGDVARRTRIPRHELTRLALAGTLASLCGSRRQALWEIQALGPLDADDLFFGLSMDGTQVALPPMSVAERVTADYETVGLSLEKHPLELLRPALRKLGAVSAEGLQRVSSGRRVAVGGMLICRQRPPTARGMCFLSLEDETGIANLVVPPDVYERSRRDIHGALFLVGEGVLERSGKVLNVKTHRILALEGAVG
- a CDS encoding SPFH domain-containing protein, which translates into the protein MTFLTLVLILLAVGAGIAIVTGLRTVPQAKVMVVERLGKFHHVAHSGLNILIPFVDSPRAIEMRTGNRYLRSNTVDLREQVMGFDTVQVITHDNVTMEVGSVIYYQIIDPAKTLYQVENLALAIEQLTMTNLRNIMGGLTLDQTLTSRETVNTKLRMVLDEATEKWGVKVTRVELREIEPPQAIKDAMAKQMTAERERRAEVTKAEGDKSAAILQAEGEKISRILRAEAERDAEVARAEGHKRAVVLEAEGKAEATRLVFEAVHAGRATPEILALRYLETLQELGKGDNKVFVPYEASAALGSVGMLKELFAKEGSTAPVSKPAPSASALSAQALARTVGQPQAQPVRRGSLPAQDE